The following is a genomic window from Gemmatimonadota bacterium.
CAGCCGCCAGGCGGTGGACCAGGTGCGCCCCATCTACGCCGCGCTCTGCGCCGAAGAAGCCAGGCACGAGCGGAAGTCCGACCAGATCGCCGCCTCCACCCAGCTGCTGCTCGCCACGCTCAAGGGGCGGGGGTGAGCTACGACGAATTCGTCTGGGGCCTGACCAACGCCGCCGCGGGGGCCGCATGCTGACCGAGACCCTGCCCGACGTGGCCCGCCTCGAGGGCGAGCTGGCCGAGGCCCGGGCGCAGAACGAGCGCTACCATGAGGCCATGCGCCAGATGCTGGTGGTCTGCCGCGAGGCGGCGCGGGGCAACCTGGAGCCCCGGCTCCGCGACCTGCGCCTGGGCGAGGACGTGGACGAGATGCGGCGCGGCATCAACCACCTGCTCGACCTGGTGGACGCCTTCGTCCGCGAGGCGGGCGCGTCGCTGACCCACGCCAGCGAGGGCAAGTTCTACCGCCGGGTGCTGGAGCGGGGGATGCTCGGCTCCTTCCGGGTGGGCGCGGCCACGATCAACCGGGCCAACGCCGGCCTGGCGAGCGCGGCGGGCGAGCTCGCCGCGGCGGAGGCGCGGAAGCAGGAGCTGGCGCGCGACTTCGAGAAGGCGGTCAAGTCGGTGGCGGAGCACGTGGCGGCGGCCTCCACCGAGATGCGGGCCACCGCCGCCGGGCTGGCGCAGTCGTCGGTGCACACCGCGGCCAAGGCGCAGGAGGTGGCCCAGTCGGCGGAGCATGCCTCGGGCAGCGTCACCTCGGTGGCGGGCGCGCAGGAGGAGCTGTCGAGCACCGTGGCCGAGATCGAGCGCCAGGTGGCGGCGTCGAGCCAGGCGGCGCGGGGCGCGGTGGCGGAGACGGGCCGGGCCACCACCACGGTGCAGGGGCTCAACGACGCCAGCCGGCAGATCGGGCAGGTCATCACCGTCATCACCCACGTGGCCAACCAGACCCGGCTGCTGGCGCTCAACGCCACCATCGAGGCGGCGCGGGCCGGCGAGGCGGGGAAGGGCTTCGCGGTCGTGGCGTCGGAGGTGAAGAACCTCGCCAGCCAGACCGCGGAGGCCACCGAGCGCATCGGCCAGCAGGTGGCGGCCATCCAGTCGGCGGCCGGCAACGCCACCGCCGCCATCAGCGGCATCGGCGA
Proteins encoded in this region:
- a CDS encoding methyl-accepting chemotaxis protein; translated protein: MLTETLPDVARLEGELAEARAQNERYHEAMRQMLVVCREAARGNLEPRLRDLRLGEDVDEMRRGINHLLDLVDAFVREAGASLTHASEGKFYRRVLERGMLGSFRVGAATINRANAGLASAAGELAAAEARKQELARDFEKAVKSVAEHVAAASTEMRATAAGLAQSSVHTAAKAQEVAQSAEHASGSVTSVAGAQEELSSTVAEIERQVAASSQAARGAVAETGRATTTVQGLNDASRQIGQVITVITHVANQTRLLALNATIEAARAGEAGKGFAVVASEVKNLASQTAEATERIGQQVAAIQSAAGNATAAISGIGEAIKRVDEIAATISTAVGEQRQATNEISRNVHQAAGATRTVSGSILDVTRATQETSEAASQMEAAAAELSRMSEELQGQVERFLTEIRGGAGR